The proteins below come from a single Candidatus Eremiobacteraceae bacterium genomic window:
- a CDS encoding D-aminoacylase — protein sequence MFDVILRGGLIVDGTGTPGYHTDIALKDGKIARIGDCSTADAAERLDCTGLAIAPGFVDMHGHSDEILLVDPLADAKIRQGVTTEVGGNCGSSPGPLSQDEFNSRKQRFKEAYGFDLETSTIGAFLDALDSAEPVMNFCTLVGCGETRAAVGGLDDTPLDKEALRRECDLVRDACEQGAIGISSGLIYPPGRFADIAELTALASAARAAGSPLYASHIRSEGRDLIEAVEEALEIGARAGVGVQLSHHKASGKANWGKVHDSLALVERSRASGNDVVLDQYPYKASSTGLDVILPKDVNVGSADAVATRLADKGYASLVAARVELEYADRWKDVMIAAVATEKNRRFEGMTVEQIAQSQQRRPVAVALDLLVQERLQVAAIFFTMCEDDVRTVLSYAHTSIGSDASVRSVGGITARGKPHPRAFGTFPRIFKRYVRDTRLLALEEAVRRATRLPATRLGLRDRGELKEGWHADIAAFDPAAIADMSTYEDPYRYPVGLPHVFVNGVAVVRDGRSTGAKGGRVLRRGRDL from the coding sequence GTGTTTGACGTCATTCTTCGCGGTGGTCTCATCGTCGATGGTACCGGGACGCCCGGGTACCATACAGATATCGCGCTCAAGGACGGCAAGATCGCGCGCATCGGCGATTGTTCTACGGCCGACGCTGCGGAACGCCTCGATTGCACGGGCCTCGCGATCGCGCCAGGCTTCGTAGATATGCACGGCCATTCCGATGAGATTCTCCTCGTTGATCCGCTCGCCGACGCGAAGATCCGACAAGGGGTCACGACCGAAGTCGGTGGCAATTGCGGCTCATCTCCCGGACCGCTGTCCCAAGACGAATTCAATAGTCGCAAGCAGCGTTTCAAAGAGGCGTACGGATTCGATCTAGAGACGTCGACGATCGGCGCGTTTCTCGATGCGCTCGATTCTGCTGAACCCGTGATGAACTTCTGCACGCTCGTGGGATGCGGCGAGACTCGCGCGGCCGTCGGCGGCCTCGACGACACGCCGCTCGACAAGGAGGCGCTGCGCCGCGAATGCGATCTCGTGCGCGACGCGTGCGAGCAAGGCGCGATCGGCATCTCGTCGGGGCTCATCTATCCGCCGGGTCGCTTCGCCGACATCGCCGAGCTGACGGCGCTCGCATCGGCGGCTCGCGCCGCAGGCAGCCCGCTATACGCATCGCACATCCGAAGCGAAGGTCGCGACCTCATCGAGGCGGTGGAAGAGGCGCTCGAGATCGGCGCGCGCGCCGGCGTCGGCGTGCAGTTGTCGCACCACAAAGCGTCCGGCAAGGCGAACTGGGGCAAAGTGCATGACAGCCTTGCGCTCGTCGAGCGATCGCGGGCGTCCGGCAACGACGTCGTGCTCGATCAGTACCCGTACAAAGCCTCGAGCACCGGGCTCGACGTCATCTTGCCGAAGGACGTCAACGTCGGCTCGGCCGATGCGGTTGCAACGCGGCTGGCTGACAAAGGCTATGCCTCGCTCGTCGCGGCGCGTGTCGAGCTCGAATATGCGGACCGGTGGAAGGACGTCATGATCGCGGCGGTCGCGACGGAGAAGAATCGGAGGTTCGAGGGTATGACCGTCGAGCAGATCGCCCAATCGCAACAGCGGCGGCCGGTCGCCGTCGCGCTCGATCTGCTCGTGCAAGAGCGGCTGCAAGTCGCGGCGATCTTCTTCACGATGTGCGAGGACGACGTCCGGACGGTGCTGTCGTACGCGCACACGTCGATCGGAAGCGATGCATCCGTGCGCTCTGTGGGCGGCATAACCGCGCGCGGCAAGCCGCACCCCCGCGCGTTCGGTACGTTCCCGCGCATCTTCAAACGCTACGTGCGCGATACGCGGCTGCTCGCGCTCGAAGAGGCGGTGCGGCGAGCCACGAGACTGCCTGCGACGCGCCTCGGCCTTCGCGATCGCGGCGAGCTCAAGGAGGGCTGGCACGCCGATATCGCCGCTTTCGACCCGGCGGCTATCGCCGATATGTCGACGTATGAGGATCCGTACCGGTATCCCGTAGGCTTGCCGCACGTTTTCGTCAATGGCGTCGCGGTCGTACGCGATGGGCGTTCGACGGGAGCAAAGGGCGGCCGTGTCTTGCGGCGCGGACGCGATTTGTAG
- a CDS encoding polysaccharide deacetylase family protein — MIRRATVVAIIASIAVAPQIANAAPKRPVSLPQHPVTSIDGTSRTSPVDGVGPLGEVWRVPMRRKEIALTFDDGPYPFYTDLLLHELERSHAVATFFLVGRSSQEFPELVKRIVADDDEVGDHTFNHYKLTKLSGPQIAAQISEDATLLEPFVGAPLKLFRPPHGRFDHRVVALAHAMGYDTIFWSDSPEDTKDISPALVVKRTLDQATPGGIILMHNGQYRTIEALPIIIDRLRSEGYTFVTVTRLLEDGRRYDGLNVKATPFMQ; from the coding sequence ATGATCCGTCGCGCGACCGTCGTCGCGATCATCGCGAGTATCGCCGTCGCGCCGCAGATCGCGAACGCGGCGCCGAAACGCCCGGTCTCGCTGCCACAGCATCCGGTGACGAGCATCGATGGAACTTCCCGGACGTCGCCTGTCGACGGGGTCGGACCGCTCGGCGAGGTCTGGCGCGTTCCGATGCGGCGCAAAGAGATCGCGCTTACCTTCGATGATGGACCGTATCCGTTCTATACGGATCTGCTCCTCCACGAGCTCGAGCGCTCGCACGCAGTCGCGACGTTCTTCCTCGTCGGCCGCTCGTCGCAGGAGTTCCCCGAGCTCGTCAAGCGGATCGTCGCCGACGACGATGAGGTCGGCGACCACACGTTCAATCACTACAAGCTGACGAAGCTGTCGGGCCCGCAGATCGCCGCCCAGATCTCCGAGGACGCGACTCTGCTCGAGCCGTTCGTGGGCGCGCCCCTGAAGCTATTCCGCCCGCCGCATGGCCGCTTCGATCATCGGGTCGTCGCGCTCGCGCATGCGATGGGCTACGACACGATCTTTTGGAGCGACAGCCCGGAGGATACGAAGGACATCTCGCCTGCGCTCGTCGTCAAGCGCACGCTCGACCAGGCGACGCCGGGCGGCATCATCCTCATGCACAACGGGCAGTATAGGACGATCGAAGCGCTTCCGATCATCATCGATCGTCTGCGCTCCGAGGGGTATACGTTCGTGACGGTGACGCGTCTGCTCGAAGACGGCCGTCGCTACGACGGTTTGAACGTCAAAGCAACGCCGTTCATGCAGTAA
- the msrB gene encoding peptide-methionine (R)-S-oxide reductase MsrB — protein MDRRSFVSIAALGATGLALGIRAKIARSADASTVHYEVEHTDAEWRKLLTPAQYAVLRQSGTEYAFSSPLDEEKRPGTYACAGCALDLFSSKTKFDSGTGWPSFYAPLKNAVLTSRDDSLGMDRTEVHCRRCGSHLGHVFDDGPPPTGLRYCMNGVALTFKPS, from the coding sequence ATGGATAGGCGTTCTTTCGTATCGATAGCGGCCCTCGGCGCGACGGGTCTGGCACTCGGCATCCGGGCAAAGATCGCGCGCTCCGCGGACGCTTCGACCGTGCACTACGAAGTCGAGCATACCGATGCCGAGTGGCGCAAGCTCCTGACGCCCGCGCAGTACGCGGTGCTGCGGCAGTCGGGGACGGAATACGCATTCTCGAGCCCGCTCGACGAGGAGAAGCGCCCCGGCACGTACGCGTGCGCGGGTTGTGCGCTCGACTTGTTCTCATCGAAGACGAAATTCGACAGCGGCACGGGGTGGCCGAGCTTCTACGCACCACTCAAGAACGCAGTCCTGACGAGCCGCGACGACTCTCTCGGGATGGATCGGACGGAAGTGCATTGCCGGCGGTGCGGCAGCCATCTCGGCCACGTCTTCGATGACGGGCCGCCGCCGACGGGCCTGCGTTACTGCATGAACGGCGTTGCTTTGACGTTCAAACCGTCGTAG
- the coaE gene encoding dephospho-CoA kinase (Dephospho-CoA kinase (CoaE) performs the final step in coenzyme A biosynthesis.) translates to MIVGLTGGIGAGKSSVAKLLEKRGATIIDTDVIAREVVEPPSPVLDEIAREFGASVIGRGGALDREALARIVFNDESRRQRLNEITHPEILKRVLARIGSYPPSAVVVVVVPLLFESGFDRNCNAVIAVTAPEPARIARVMRRDHMAEAEVRARMRVQLPESGYDGKATWIIRNDGDEIALDAEVEKVWAELAKASGRAG, encoded by the coding sequence GTGATCGTCGGCCTTACCGGCGGCATCGGCGCCGGCAAATCGTCCGTGGCGAAGCTGTTGGAAAAGCGCGGCGCGACGATCATCGACACCGACGTCATCGCGCGAGAGGTGGTCGAACCGCCAAGCCCCGTTCTCGATGAGATCGCGCGCGAATTCGGCGCGTCGGTTATCGGCCGCGGCGGCGCGCTCGACCGCGAAGCGCTCGCGCGTATCGTCTTCAACGACGAATCCCGCAGGCAGCGCCTCAACGAGATCACGCACCCCGAGATACTCAAGCGCGTGCTCGCGCGCATCGGCAGCTATCCGCCGTCGGCGGTCGTCGTCGTCGTGGTGCCGCTGCTGTTCGAATCTGGCTTCGATCGCAATTGCAACGCCGTCATCGCGGTGACGGCCCCCGAGCCGGCGCGCATCGCGCGCGTCATGCGACGCGACCACATGGCCGAGGCCGAGGTCCGCGCACGGATGCGCGTACAGTTGCCCGAATCAGGGTACGATGGCAAAGCGACGTGGATCATCCGCAACGACGGCGATGAGATCGCGCTCGACGCCGAAGTAGAAAAGGTCTGGGCGGAGCTTGCGAAGGCATCCGGTCGGGCCGGCTGA
- a CDS encoding S1 RNA-binding domain-containing protein produces MADTHVLEPSQAEDEFALEQRLYEESLRTLDEGQVLTGLIVAKTNDELLVDIGGKSEGIVTSRELSPGMSVADLKVGDTLEVLVHRIDGDGDGTLYLSEKRARALKTWTKVLEAHEQNEVVTATVTQVVKGGVLVDLGMRGFVPASQIRRHPVGNLDELVGKQLRLKVIDLDHKRKRVVLSQRVVLEEELNQKKQELLATLQAGQIREGTIVRLADFGAFVDLGGIDGLIHNSELSWSRIKHPSEVVNIGDKVQVEVMKFDPEAKKVSLSLKHSLEDPWKNVPDQLVEGTVVPATLIKVTQNYLLVEILPGVTGMVPKSEFDGRTPPATGETVQVRLLSINVPSRRITASVTKASSNDGGNPEVAEFLASQQAQESSIGDSLEANTTEPSDAAGAPEPPDASTSAS; encoded by the coding sequence ATGGCTGATACGCACGTGCTCGAACCATCGCAAGCGGAAGACGAATTCGCCCTCGAACAGCGCCTCTATGAGGAGAGCCTTCGAACGCTCGACGAAGGTCAGGTCCTCACCGGCCTGATCGTCGCGAAGACGAACGACGAACTGCTCGTCGACATCGGCGGCAAGTCCGAAGGCATCGTCACATCCCGCGAGCTCTCGCCCGGGATGTCGGTCGCAGACCTCAAGGTCGGCGATACGCTCGAAGTGCTCGTCCACCGCATCGACGGCGACGGCGACGGCACGCTCTACCTTTCCGAAAAACGCGCGCGCGCGCTCAAGACGTGGACGAAAGTCCTCGAAGCGCACGAGCAGAACGAAGTCGTCACGGCGACAGTCACGCAAGTCGTCAAAGGCGGCGTGCTCGTCGACCTCGGCATGCGCGGTTTCGTGCCGGCATCGCAGATCCGCCGTCATCCCGTGGGCAACCTCGACGAGCTCGTCGGCAAACAGTTGCGTCTCAAGGTCATCGACCTCGACCACAAGCGCAAGCGCGTCGTCCTCTCGCAGCGCGTCGTGCTCGAAGAAGAGCTCAACCAGAAGAAGCAAGAGCTGCTCGCGACGCTCCAAGCGGGGCAGATCCGCGAAGGCACGATCGTGCGGCTCGCGGATTTCGGCGCGTTCGTCGATCTCGGCGGCATCGACGGTCTCATCCACAACAGCGAGCTGTCGTGGTCGCGCATCAAGCACCCGAGCGAAGTCGTCAACATCGGCGACAAGGTCCAGGTCGAAGTGATGAAGTTCGACCCCGAAGCGAAGAAGGTAAGCCTCTCGCTCAAGCACTCGCTCGAAGATCCGTGGAAGAACGTGCCCGACCAACTCGTCGAAGGCACGGTCGTCCCCGCGACGCTCATCAAGGTGACGCAGAACTACTTGCTCGTCGAGATCCTGCCCGGCGTCACGGGCATGGTGCCGAAGTCGGAGTTCGACGGCCGCACGCCGCCCGCGACGGGCGAAACCGTCCAGGTCCGCCTCCTCTCGATCAACGTGCCGTCGCGGCGCATCACCGCAAGCGTCACAAAGGCGTCGTCGAACGACGGCGGCAACCCCGAGGTCGCGGAATTCCTCGCGAGCCAGCAGGCGCAAGAGTCGTCGATCGGCGACTCGCTCGAGGCGAACACCACCGAACCGTCGGATGCGGCGGGCGCGCCGGAGCCGCCCGACGCGTCGACCTCCGCCTCGTAA
- the mutM gene encoding bifunctional DNA-formamidopyrimidine glycosylase/DNA-(apurinic or apyrimidinic site) lyase, translating into MPELPEVETIARGLDPLVRRRAIAKAEILWDRTVDTRSIPLESLRGDSIESVGRIGKFVAIRLRSGRTLTVHLRMTGRLTVAKADAHVPYERLALVFEDGDKLSFADARKFGRIRLLDDVSSDVLGVGIDALSESLDVAAFASIVRKRKTPVKTLLLDQQRIAGVGNIYANEALFKARIRPRRPAGRLTERERKALLAALRRVLLRAIESRGSSVDDYVDAEGLPGDFQKKLNVYGRAGLPCRRCRTPIKRIVLGQRGTFYCPACQR; encoded by the coding sequence ATGCCTGAGCTGCCCGAAGTAGAGACGATCGCGCGCGGCCTGGACCCGCTCGTCCGCCGGCGCGCCATCGCGAAAGCCGAGATCCTATGGGATCGGACGGTCGACACGCGAAGCATTCCGCTCGAATCGCTGCGCGGGGATTCGATCGAATCGGTCGGGCGCATCGGCAAGTTCGTGGCGATCCGCTTGCGCAGCGGACGCACGCTCACGGTCCACTTGCGGATGACCGGACGCCTCACCGTCGCCAAGGCGGACGCGCACGTCCCGTACGAACGCCTCGCGCTCGTTTTCGAAGATGGCGACAAGCTCTCGTTCGCGGATGCGCGAAAGTTCGGACGCATCCGTCTGCTCGACGACGTGAGCAGCGACGTCCTCGGCGTCGGCATCGACGCGCTCTCGGAGTCGCTCGATGTCGCGGCGTTCGCGAGCATCGTCCGAAAGCGCAAGACGCCCGTCAAGACGCTGCTCCTCGATCAGCAGCGGATCGCCGGCGTCGGCAACATCTACGCGAACGAAGCGCTCTTCAAGGCGCGCATCCGACCGAGACGACCCGCCGGGCGGCTCACCGAGCGCGAGCGGAAAGCGCTGCTCGCGGCACTGCGCCGCGTGTTGCTCCGCGCGATCGAGTCGCGCGGCTCGAGCGTCGACGACTACGTCGATGCGGAGGGTTTACCGGGCGATTTTCAGAAAAAGCTCAACGTCTACGGGCGTGCCGGCCTACCGTGCCGGCGTTGTCGGACGCCGATCAAGCGCATCGTGCTCGGCCAGCGTGGGACGTTCTACTGTCCCGCTTGCCAGCGATAA
- the polA gene encoding DNA polymerase I, translating into MPERQREPELLLLDVYALVYRAYFALPPLTTSAGVPVNAVYGFDRMLNRVLGMERPTHIAACFDAGIPQERFDAMPSYKAQRPDMPDDLRPQFESVRAALDAYGIRALQVDGEEADDCIATLATRASRDGIFTSIITGDLDLLQLVDDWVTVVVTRRGMTDMTRYDTQAVRERFGLDPSQLPDYRGLKGDPSDNLPGVPGIGEKTAAKLIAQFGTLDALLEHTAEVTPKRIAGLLDQYADQARRCRAVSTAKRDLPIDVGWDELKYEPPPRERLAKFYEAFEFRTLASRTPNGEARGADIAAGTSPAVAPLGVEIPTRYRTLEDARAAEAIDELRKQAAVGIALVAGNDGAAAGLAFCASPGDAFVVPESSALRHAATVSAMKSLLDAKAPRKSVHDSKSFYAWADANDHRLSDIGFDTMLGAGLVNPTLGEPSLAEAATMSGAVVALVDKPKAPAAMDLFAAPASLDPAFASAADAVFRAAPVLERMIEDAGESSLLRDVELPLARILARMESRGFALDLKELDRIRAELDGMIAKASVEIFEMAGEEFNLNSPKAVGAILFEKMSLPGGIKKKTGYATGIEVLGPLAAEHTIAAKILEYREVAKLKSTYVDALPALVNPKTGCLHTTFHQLGAATGRLSSTNPNLQNIPVRTAAGKAIRRAFVPRRTDMALVAADYSQIELRLFAHLSQDENLLAAFAEGHDAHAYTARRIFGIPDDAPLDPELRRRAKAINFGVLYGMGSFGLAQSAGITRAEAREFIAQYFARFPRIKGYIDAGLAQARTDGFVTTILGRRRYLPDLRSSNHAVRAAAERMAINAPLQGSAADLVKLAMVRVAHGIEEAKVEANMLVQVHDELIFETPTKEISRLRAVVEDAMENAMSLRVPLAVHFSSGPTWADLE; encoded by the coding sequence ATGCCCGAACGACAGCGCGAACCCGAACTTCTGCTCCTCGACGTCTACGCGCTCGTCTACCGCGCGTATTTCGCGTTGCCGCCGCTGACGACATCGGCGGGCGTGCCGGTCAACGCGGTCTATGGTTTCGATCGCATGCTCAACCGCGTCCTCGGCATGGAGCGGCCGACGCACATCGCCGCGTGCTTCGATGCGGGCATACCGCAAGAGCGCTTCGACGCGATGCCGTCGTACAAGGCGCAGCGGCCGGACATGCCCGACGACTTGCGGCCGCAATTCGAGAGCGTGCGAGCGGCGCTCGACGCGTACGGCATCCGCGCGCTCCAGGTCGACGGCGAAGAAGCCGACGATTGCATCGCGACGCTCGCGACACGCGCATCGCGCGACGGCATCTTCACCTCGATCATCACGGGCGACCTCGATCTGCTCCAACTCGTCGACGACTGGGTCACGGTCGTCGTCACCCGGCGCGGCATGACCGACATGACGCGCTACGATACCCAAGCGGTGCGCGAGCGTTTTGGGCTCGATCCTAGCCAGCTTCCAGACTATCGCGGGCTCAAGGGCGATCCATCTGACAATCTTCCCGGCGTACCCGGCATCGGCGAGAAGACGGCGGCCAAGCTCATCGCTCAGTTCGGCACGCTCGACGCGTTGCTCGAACATACCGCCGAAGTGACCCCGAAGCGCATCGCCGGATTGCTCGACCAATACGCCGACCAAGCTCGTCGCTGTCGCGCCGTGTCGACGGCAAAACGCGACCTGCCGATCGACGTCGGTTGGGACGAACTCAAGTACGAGCCGCCGCCGCGCGAACGGCTCGCGAAGTTCTACGAGGCCTTCGAGTTCCGGACGCTCGCCTCTCGTACGCCGAACGGCGAGGCGAGAGGCGCCGATATTGCGGCAGGCACCTCGCCGGCGGTCGCGCCGCTCGGCGTCGAGATCCCGACGCGCTATCGAACGCTTGAAGACGCGCGCGCCGCGGAGGCAATCGACGAACTGCGCAAACAGGCGGCCGTTGGGATCGCGCTCGTCGCCGGTAACGATGGCGCCGCCGCCGGACTAGCGTTTTGCGCATCGCCCGGCGACGCGTTCGTCGTGCCGGAGAGTTCCGCGCTGCGACATGCGGCGACCGTTTCCGCGATGAAGTCGCTGCTCGACGCGAAGGCGCCGCGAAAAAGCGTTCACGATTCGAAGAGTTTTTACGCATGGGCGGACGCCAATGATCACCGCCTCTCCGACATCGGTTTCGACACGATGCTCGGAGCTGGTCTCGTCAACCCGACGCTCGGGGAACCCTCGCTAGCGGAAGCGGCGACGATGAGCGGCGCTGTCGTGGCGCTCGTCGACAAACCGAAGGCGCCCGCGGCTATGGATCTGTTCGCAGCGCCCGCGTCGCTGGACCCGGCGTTCGCGTCGGCCGCCGACGCCGTGTTCCGCGCGGCGCCCGTCCTCGAGCGCATGATCGAAGACGCCGGTGAGAGCTCGCTGCTGCGCGACGTCGAACTGCCGCTCGCTCGCATCCTAGCGCGGATGGAGTCACGCGGCTTCGCGCTCGACCTCAAAGAGCTCGACCGTATCCGCGCCGAGCTCGACGGCATGATCGCTAAAGCGAGCGTTGAGATCTTCGAGATGGCCGGCGAAGAGTTCAACCTCAATTCTCCCAAGGCCGTCGGCGCGATATTGTTCGAGAAGATGTCGCTGCCTGGCGGCATCAAGAAGAAGACCGGCTACGCGACCGGCATCGAGGTCCTAGGACCGCTCGCGGCTGAACACACCATCGCGGCGAAGATCCTCGAGTATCGCGAAGTCGCCAAGCTCAAGTCGACGTACGTCGACGCGCTGCCCGCCCTCGTGAACCCCAAGACGGGCTGCCTCCACACGACGTTCCATCAGCTCGGCGCTGCGACCGGGCGGCTATCGTCGACGAACCCGAACCTGCAGAACATCCCGGTGCGCACGGCGGCGGGCAAAGCGATCAGGCGCGCGTTCGTTCCGAGACGAACCGACATGGCGCTCGTCGCCGCCGACTACTCGCAGATCGAGCTGCGCTTGTTCGCGCACTTGTCGCAAGACGAGAATCTGCTCGCGGCGTTCGCCGAGGGCCACGACGCGCACGCGTATACGGCGCGTCGCATCTTCGGCATTCCCGACGACGCGCCGCTCGATCCCGAGTTGCGCCGCCGCGCAAAGGCGATTAATTTTGGCGTCCTGTACGGGATGGGCAGCTTCGGACTCGCGCAGAGCGCCGGCATCACGCGTGCCGAAGCGCGCGAGTTCATCGCGCAATACTTCGCGCGTTTCCCGCGCATCAAGGGGTACATCGACGCGGGCCTCGCGCAAGCGCGGACCGACGGTTTCGTCACGACGATCCTCGGACGGCGCCGTTATCTCCCCGACCTGCGATCGAGCAATCACGCCGTCCGCGCCGCTGCGGAACGGATGGCGATCAATGCACCGCTGCAAGGGAGCGCGGCCGACCTCGTCAAGCTCGCGATGGTCCGCGTCGCGCACGGCATCGAAGAAGCGAAGGTCGAAGCGAACATGCTCGTCCAGGTCCACGACGAGCTGATCTTCGAGACGCCGACGAAAGAGATCTCGCGGCTGCGTGCCGTCGTCGAGGACGCGATGGAGAACGCCATGTCGCTGCGAGTGCCGCTCGCCGTCCATTTCTCGAGCGGTCCGACCTGGGCGGATCTCGAGTGA
- a CDS encoding MFS transporter, with protein sequence MKRRPLSLLSIGHLVVDVTAGAVPAALPFLQHEFGLSYLMVAFVATTYQVTSSIAQPIFGTYSDAGARRYLIPLGVLLSACGFAALGNAPSYALMLVAIAVTGIGSAIFHPEATKSARFVSGPMRATGMSFFTIGGNIGVALGPLVFTLLVDWGGLHATAAYAIAGIIAALGVAIIGPSISRAETAQAAGPRPTSADSDKRAMAMLVVVVATRSIIYSGILVFVPLYAVNVLHHAPSQNGPLLFAILAAGAIATIAGAAIGDRVGNKQTMTISFAFVPPLLALYLVSPGPIGIVALVLVGAFLIGTTTITVVMAHEFMPHRIALASALVIGFTSGIGGVAIAGLGHVADVAGLPVVLWSLVGVSVVGTALTMLMPASSRHRAPEDAVVGARNLAASVVEHR encoded by the coding sequence ATGAAGCGCCGGCCTCTTTCGTTGCTCTCGATAGGGCACCTCGTCGTCGATGTGACGGCCGGCGCCGTCCCTGCCGCGCTGCCGTTCTTGCAGCACGAGTTCGGGCTGTCGTATCTCATGGTCGCGTTCGTCGCGACGACGTACCAGGTGACGTCGTCGATCGCGCAGCCGATTTTCGGCACGTACTCCGACGCCGGCGCGCGGCGCTATCTCATCCCGCTCGGCGTTCTCCTTTCCGCTTGCGGTTTTGCCGCGCTCGGCAACGCGCCGTCGTACGCGCTCATGCTCGTCGCGATCGCGGTGACGGGCATCGGATCCGCCATCTTCCATCCTGAGGCGACCAAGTCGGCGCGCTTCGTCTCCGGTCCGATGCGCGCGACCGGCATGTCGTTCTTCACGATCGGCGGCAACATCGGCGTCGCGCTCGGTCCGCTCGTTTTCACACTGCTCGTCGATTGGGGCGGCTTGCACGCGACCGCGGCCTACGCGATCGCGGGGATCATCGCAGCGCTTGGTGTGGCCATCATCGGGCCATCGATCTCGCGCGCGGAAACGGCCCAAGCGGCCGGCCCGCGGCCGACGTCGGCGGATTCCGACAAACGCGCGATGGCGATGCTCGTCGTCGTGGTCGCGACGCGCTCGATCATCTACAGCGGCATCCTCGTCTTCGTTCCTCTCTACGCTGTGAACGTGCTTCATCACGCGCCGTCACAGAACGGACCGCTGCTCTTCGCGATCCTCGCCGCAGGCGCCATCGCGACAATCGCTGGCGCTGCGATCGGCGATCGCGTCGGCAACAAGCAGACGATGACGATCTCCTTCGCGTTCGTGCCGCCGCTGCTCGCGCTATACCTCGTTTCGCCCGGCCCGATCGGCATCGTCGCGCTCGTCCTCGTCGGTGCGTTCCTCATCGGTACGACGACGATCACCGTCGTCATGGCGCACGAGTTCATGCCGCACCGGATCGCGCTCGCGTCGGCGCTCGTCATCGGCTTCACGTCGGGGATCGGCGGCGTCGCGATCGCCGGTCTCGGACACGTCGCCGATGTCGCGGGGCTCCCAGTCGTTCTTTGGTCGCTCGTCGGCGTCTCGGTCGTCGGCACCGCGTTGACCATGCTCATGCCCGCGAGCTCGCGCCATCGTGCGCCGGAGGACGCCGTCGTGGGCGCACGGAACCTCGCCGCTTCCGTAGTCGAGCACCGTTAG
- a CDS encoding type II CAAX endopeptidase family protein: MNAASWFPRWLPSESVALFAVLVLLVIAVPAMGALVAARLRSVEDTPARKRARYARTMLVLWTMTGLAYYALQLHGLSPADIGARPPVNFIWYAVGPLIVAVLLSTSGAGRGDISDSYARAIRPVIPNDAVDWCWFVGVAATAAICEEFLYRGYALTQIAALTHSVVAGVVLSSLAFGLGHAYQGRIGMVGTAITGLLYSMLYLASGSLVPCMLAHFMQDIFGAALLSRRLRLTASAVGPKGAPGEEGRAYQEISDNEPGRMRP; encoded by the coding sequence GTGAACGCCGCTTCGTGGTTCCCTCGTTGGCTGCCGTCTGAAAGCGTCGCGCTGTTCGCGGTGCTCGTGCTGCTCGTCATCGCCGTTCCAGCGATGGGCGCGCTCGTCGCTGCCCGTCTACGATCGGTCGAGGACACGCCGGCGCGCAAACGCGCGCGGTACGCGCGAACGATGCTCGTCCTTTGGACGATGACCGGGCTCGCTTACTACGCGCTTCAGCTCCATGGCCTATCGCCGGCAGATATCGGCGCGCGTCCGCCGGTGAACTTCATCTGGTATGCTGTCGGGCCGCTCATCGTCGCGGTGCTGCTATCGACGAGCGGCGCCGGACGCGGCGACATATCGGACTCGTACGCACGCGCCATCCGCCCCGTCATCCCGAATGACGCAGTCGACTGGTGCTGGTTCGTCGGGGTCGCCGCGACCGCCGCGATCTGCGAGGAGTTCCTCTATCGCGGCTATGCGCTGACGCAGATCGCCGCGTTGACGCACAGCGTCGTCGCCGGTGTCGTCTTGTCGTCGCTCGCTTTCGGGCTCGGGCACGCGTACCAGGGACGGATCGGCATGGTAGGAACGGCGATCACCGGGCTGCTCTATTCCATGCTTTATTTGGCAAGCGGGTCGCTCGTGCCGTGCATGCTCGCGCATTTCATGCAGGATATTTTCGGTGCGGCTTTACTCTCTCGCCGTCTTCGCTTGACCGCGTCCGCGGTAGGGCCAAAAGGTGCGCCGGGAGAAGAAGGGCGGGCTTATCAAGAGATCAGCGACAACGAACCCGGGAGAATGCGACCTTGA
- a CDS encoding ferredoxin family protein: MTYVICEPCITVKDKSCVDVCPVDCIKGTDEDKMLYIDPATCIDCGACVAACPVNAIYNETEVPEQWTEYTKINADYFNK, translated from the coding sequence TTGACCTACGTCATCTGCGAGCCGTGCATCACCGTCAAGGACAAGTCGTGCGTCGACGTGTGCCCGGTCGACTGCATCAAGGGCACGGACGAAGATAAGATGCTGTACATCGACCCGGCGACGTGCATCGACTGCGGCGCCTGCGTCGCCGCCTGCCCGGTAAACGCGATCTACAACGAGACCGAAGTGCCCGAGCAGTGGACGGAATACACGAAGATCAACGCTGACTATTTCAACAAATAA